The Solanum pennellii chromosome 7, SPENNV200 DNA segment tattttgtacaGATGACAAACAATGGAAAGTATGCATGAAGGATTGTTTTGGCGATTATTGCAAAATTGGAGcttaaaagataaattagaatattaattaattaatgtgatATCATTAATTAATGTTGTGAATGAAAAACTACTCATAATATCTATCttttctatataatatataataaatataggtGTTTTTGTTGAATCtctattttaaaaaactaattgAAAGATAATatgtttgttttatatttaagtaaaatgtTGATTTCactgtttattattttaatttataaagttTAAATCATGAATCTTTTTAACTAGTGAATCAAAACTAATTATTTGTTTGCGAGACTCAAAATTGAAGCTTCGGGTTGAGGGAGAGGAATCTCATAGGTACagagtagaaaagaaaaaaagaatctctgattgaaataattttttagattgTAAATTTATCGAGATCGAATTtgtaaaaagaaacaaaagttgGTGAAAGGGTAGGATCAGTCAATAGGTTAATAACTAGGCAATAAATGGCTAAAAAGACAAATTAACATAACTAGCCATTcgcagaaaaaagaaaaagcagaTAAATACAGGGGAACTTTaacatatagccacttaaaaataacttaattattctctataattataatttaataattacaattcgtagctacatatatggaggagagaggcgagcgagactgggagagagaggacagaggcgagagagaggggggaaagagtgggagaaaggtgaattatatatgtatatcagttagataattgtatattttacatatgtatttgtatatatgacaagcgaGAGCctgagagggaggagagaggctaGCGAGACAGGGAGAGGGTGGATAGAGGCGAACGACATTgggagaggcgagcgagagagggcagatagtgggagagaggtaaattgtatatgtatataattgtataatatacatatgcatttgtatatatggcaagcgagattgggagagagaggagagagatgagcgaaattgggagagggaggagagaggcaaacgagagagggcagagaatgggagagagatgaattgtatatgtatataggttaaataattgtatattatacatatgtatttgtatattccgGCTAATTAGCATATACAAACGTGATTAATTATAAAACTTGAAGTcaacccacgtaattaatgtataatgttagtcgtgagcgataattataacaaactatagctatgatgagtaattaaatagtatacaTTTGCTTTATTACGTAAATTTtccataaatatataatatatgcaATTAGTGTATACAATATACTTAATGATTTACAATCTAGCCacatttacttaatttttttttccaaataatctATATTGTATAACAGATTTATTGCACATTAGTGTATACAatatatatgttgatcttaGAAATATGTCAACTAAAGTTATTGCTTTTACAAATATatcaactatttttaatatatatccTTTAAGTtccacatatatataaaaataataataaatttgatgGTCTTACAAAAATGTTGACtgtttaaataaatattctttaatttcatatatatgatacataccaaaaaaaaaagtcaattattttaaatatatttgatttaatttccATATAAGAAGATATTGATACTCTAATAAAAGATCAAACAACAACTATATAAGTCATCACATAATTGGTAAATAGAATGTGTAAGATCTTTATctgatcattttttttctagttgAGTAGAACTGGTTATAGAAGATCATTTTCTTCTTGGGACTAACGTATGGCGtgtcatttttctttctcttatatagatctttaaaattttcaatatttcgGTAGGTTACGTTTTATGACTAGTTATAGATGTGTTTTTGGTTATATGATAGGGGCAAATCTATAGTATTAGGTACTATTTATCTGAgtttagtatttttatttaaatattatatttatttgagaaattcatgaatatttatctttaaattCAATTGGTTAATGAACCTTTTAgaccacacaaaaaaaaattcttttgaataaattgaaaaatcttATGAGAAATATTAGTATATTACGATATGTTGTTTCTAAAGGTATATTTACACAACTTATAAGAAAATTAGGTTAGAATCTAATTATTGGCCTAAAAATTGAATGGTAACATAaataaatccttaatttaatattgttatagaaattcataaacttcaatttttagatTTGTCTATGAGTTGATTAGTCATTTTCGTTTATTCAAATCGTAACTAATCAtactttgaaattatattttatatttattgttattattttttttctttcaaattcattaacatatttattttgtacaGATGACAAACAATGGAAAGGATGCATTAAGGATTGTTTTGGCGATTATTGCAAAATTGGAGCTTAGAAGATAAAttagaatattaattaattaattaattaattgattaatcaaTGCGATATCATTAATTAATGTTGTGAATAAAAAAGTAATCATTAATGTcatcttttttatataatagatgtttttctttgaatttcTAATTAAATCAAATAGAAGATAATATTCTCTTTCTATTTTAAGTAAATGTTGATTTCactcttttattaattttgaattcataaaatataaattctgAATCCTTTTCTAACTAGTGaatcaaaattaattctttGCTTTCGAGATTCAAATTCGAAGCCTCTGATTGAGGGGGAGGAATTTCATAGGCATaaagtagaaaagaaaagaaaaaatcccTAAAAGATTCACTTGGTCGAATAACTTTTAGATCACAAATTTATTGATAtcaaattgtaaaaaaaatcaaaagttggTAAAAAGAAAGGATCAGTTACACAGCGCAAAGTTAGGTGGGGACAAACTCAGTAACTTTTCtgtaaattttgtatttgtattagaaaattaaataaatatatatgtatattaactcGTGAACCcctaaaaagaattaattgacAACGTAGCGATAAGGAAGAAATCGTGAAAAGTAATAGTTGCGGGCTTGAATCTCActatcaaccaaaaaaaaaatcctttatttttatttttttcaaatcttcACTCTGTCTCTGAACTCAGTCAATAGATTACTAACCAACAAATAGctaaaataagagaaattaacttaattagtcgTCCACAGAAcgataaatatatgatatatgtataattagtgtatacaatatacatatattgaatAGCAAATAGCtagtaattataaatatttttgatcgAGCGATCAAATTTGTAACATCCCCTAAATATAACTAAaccataaactaaaaataaatttactcataagattatttcttctttgtttttgagTAAAAGGTCCTCTTTAATTTTACCAAGTCTATTCACTACATCTTTCATATTTACCCTCTCTTCTTGTCTTTCTTTTGTACATTCCAAAGCCAACTCCATCATATTAAATATGCAAATCTCATGATTTTCtccaaagaaaatattttcatcaacaattgtCTTCAAAGAAGTTGGAAATGATTCACTTACCCATTGCCTCAAGTTCATGTTTTCATTGAAAAGTTCATTTGTTGGTCTTCTTCTTGTCAATATCTCTATTAACATTATGCCGTAACTATAAACATCACCACTCGTGGATACTATTCCCTCCGAGCCATACTCTAAAAACACACacagaaaaaaaggaaataaatatgttataacgagttaaaaaatacttaaatataaTGATAGTGTAAAAAGCTTCTATACTATCAGTGGATACAAGTTAAATCCAGTTGATTCTACCCTAGTCTATAAGTGGTAGACTTTTCTTAGTTCAAGTTATTTTTTGAGTGGGGTCCACAATAGAGTTCATGTCACCGCGATCTATATGGAAGGGCAGTTTAGTTGACACAACCAATAAGGGGCAAAGATAAGCCCTTTTGCTACTAAGAAAGTGAACGGCGAGCTCAAAGGTTCAAGATTTAGCCGAGCATTAATGAAGCTAGATTCGTGCAAAGTAAGTAGCACCGAAGTCACCTTAATTGaccaatattttatttttcagagAGAAGAATGGCCGAAaatatgccttatattaggaagAGTAGTCAGAGAAGAATTGTTTACCTGGTGCAATGTAGCCAATAGTGCCCAATGTGTTAGTTTGTGCCATGGAGTTGTTTTCACCTAAAATCTTTGAAATGCCAAAATCACCAACATGTGCTACAAAGTCACCATCTAATAAAACATTTTGAGGCTTTAAGTCACAATGGACTATAGGTGTATCATAACCATAGTGAAGATATTCCAATGCCATTGCAACATCAAGCATTATGCTAACTCTTTGAAACATGTCTAAGACTTGATGTTCCTTATCATACAACCAACTTTCAAGGCTTCCATTTGGCATATACTTGAGAACGATGGCTCTAACGTATTGATTGGAACATGTAGTGATCACCTTAACAAGATTTCTATGTTTAATGCTTCTCATCACTTGACATTCAGTATCAAACCTCCTGCATCCTTCCTCATTTAGCATATTTAGAACCTTTATCGCGACTGTAGTTCCATTAGCTAATATGCCCTTGTAAACAAAACCAGAACCTCCTGAACCAATCATGTTAGAGCCACTGAAACTATCCGTTGCTTGTTGAAGTTCACGGTATGTGATCAACTGGTGTGTTGTGATTTCTGTTAACTCTTGATCATGTTCTTGAAGTTTTGTTCTTCTTGATCTTCGCTTAATCCATACGAACAGAACAAGTAGTATGAGGAGGATTGATGCAATCACAGGAATGACAACTACTAGCACATTTTTCTTAGACTTTGATCGTTTCGTTGCACTATTCGTAGCACATTGAGAAACTTCTGTTATAGGTTTTCCACATAAACCTCTATTTCcaacaaaagattgagaagaaGAGTTTGCAAACACACCACTAGTAGGTATTTCACCTTCTAAATGGTTGTAGGAAAAATTGATTTCTTTAAGGAACTGAAGTTTTTCTAAGGACTTTGGGATGTTTCCTGATAACTCATTTGAAGATAAATCCAAGAACTCTAAGCTCAACAAACTGCCAAATGATGAAGGAATCACACTCCGTAACGAGTTGTTTGAGAGTGAAAGATACGTGAGGTCTATGAGGTTCCCGAATGTACTTGGAATCACACCGGAAAGTTGGTTGCTTGAAAAATCTATACCTTCTATAGATTTCAATTTTCCAATATCAAGAGGAAGTTCCCCTTGTATTGAATTCCGCGTAACGTTTAGAAAAATCAGGCTGTCCATTTCCCACAGACTTGAAGGTAAGGTTGAGGTGAGCTTATTGAAACCAAATGAAAGCCTTTGCAGTCTAGTGAGCTTTCCAATGCAACTTGGAATAGCTCCAGAGAGCTCGTTTTCGTGTAGAAATGTGTCTCCCAAATTCACCAACTCACATATTTCCTCTGGAATTGAACCTTGTAGCTTGTTTCTGCTTAGATAAAGCCTCTGAAGTTGCTTCAACTCACCAATCTCAGGTGGAATGGTTCCTGTCAATTGGTTACCGTTCAAGACTAGCGATAACATGCTGCTTATATTGCCTACTCCTCTTGGAATTTTTCCATTTATCTGACCATTCTCTATGTTAAACATTTCTATAGTAGACGAAAGATTACTAACCGAATCAGGCAAGACGCCATTCAAGGGATTGTTAGCCAATATCAGAAACTGCAGCATCCTACAATCCACCAAAGAGTTCAAGAATCCAAGCTCTTGTTGTCCTGGTTCATTTGTAAGCTGATTACCACCAAGATTCAAGAACTCAAGCTGTCGTAGATTTCCCAAATCACTTGGAACTATGCCTGTGAACAAGTTATATGACAGCTCCAGCTCAATAAGATTAGAAGCATTTGTGATATACATTGGGATTTCTCCTTCAAGTTGATTATCTGGCAAGAAAATCCCCTTAAGGTTTGGAAGTTGAAGTCCAAGAGTGGTTGGAATTCGCCCCGAGAGATTGTTATCACTGAAAGCAATGTACTCCAAAGAAGACATATTGAAGATAGATTCTGGTATTACACCAGTAAGATTATTGAAATCGAATCCCAACATCTTCAAGTTCGATAAATTTCCAAGTTCTCGAGGAATTGTACCAGTTATATGGTTGTTCACACAACCAAGATATTGAAAAGTGGATATATTACTCAATGAAAGTGGAATAGTACCACTTATTGCATTTTGAGTCACATAAAACCTCTCAAGCCTTGATAAACAACCAATATTTCTCGGAATTTGACCTGTTAAATTGTTGTAAGACAGAACAAGAGTTCTTAGCTTACTGAATTGGCATAGTCTTGAAGGAATCTCACCGATGATTCGATTATAACTAAGGTCTATAACTTCAAGattcatcacacccttcatttCATCAACCAAGAATGAACCAGAAAGACTATTGTTAACCAAATACACAGCACGTAACGATGACATGCTGAAGATCAATCCAGGGATTGAACCTGAGAGTTTATTATCTGACAAGTCTAACTCAACAAGTTGGCTTAGATTACCAATCTCAGATGGAATTTTACCACTAAATCTATTTCCATCTAATCTCAATCTCTTTAACTttgtaatattaccaacaaaagAATGAACTGTTCCTTCTAGTTGATTGTTATGAACATCAATGACTTCTAAAAGAGGTAAGTTTACGAGTTCGTAAGGAAAAGTACCTTGAATGATGTTGTTACTAATGTTAAGTGTAGTAAGAAAGGATAAGTTAGCTATGGATGGTGAAATTTTGCCTTGAAGATTCATGTTTGGTAGATTTAAAGCTATGACTCTTTGGTTTTGTGGATTACAAGTGATACCAAACCAAGAACAAAATGAACTATTTGTAGTCCAATTCTTGTAAAGGAAAGAAGAGTTATTTGTAATGATGAGTTGTTTAAAAGATAACAAAGTTTCCATGTCTGTTGCATATAGGGAAAAAATTGATTCTTGAAAGACTAATAAGATAAGGAAAAGAACATAGCTTTTCTCCATCTTGAAAGACTTGATCAACTTCTCAAATGATTTAACGAATTCACTTGAGGATAAAGATCTACTCTTCGAATTACAAGCATCAGACGAAAATAAGAAGGAGACTAGAAAGTACTTATGTCAATATGTATAATAATCAAGCTATGCATAAACAATTTGCAATAAAGGATGTGGTTGGAAGGTAGGTCGTGTATCCTTAATTAAAGGTGTCAATTTCGAaccttaaatatgaaaaagatcTCCATAAAAAGTGTTCAACTTGAATAAATTTTATGCTAACGCAAATTCGAATTAGTCAACCATGAGAAAGGTCTAAACTCCTATTTAAGTGTGAATATTATTAAGTCAAAATCATGGGCCAGAAATATGCCAAAATTGAATAGGGTGAAAATGGTGTAAATGTCAAATTAAATTCCAATTCttgacttttaaaaagaaaagtttgtAGAATACTATTTTTTTCCTAACCCATGTTAAGGGAAAAGATATACTTTTAAAttacttattatatataaatatctaaagTTATCTTTAATAATATTCACCTTTCTTCatgataacaatattttttttttataaaaagcaGGTGACTTTATGACTATTTAAGAAATCAACTctatatttattagaaaaacaaaaacgcaataatatatatatatatatatatatatatatttgtcaaattataAAATGGTAAATAAATGGCTAAAATTGGTGAAGAATAGTCTTCCTAATTTAATGCATTAATTAGTAAAGGGAAAAAATACATCTAACTTCCAACCAACATGATATTGACATTAATGTCGACAAAACAATAAAGAGATCAAATGTTATTAATAAGTCAAAGGATTCATAGATCGATTTGATGTAAACAACTGATAATgatgatttaaatatttaacCATGATTTAATAAAGCGTGAATTTCTCATATACGTATAATGTATACAAGCAGCAGGAATGGACACATTGAAGAATACCTAAAAGTGTTAAATCATTTCGAAATGAGTTTAGTTATACACACCATCAATTTTTCATATGATATGAACAAGTCAAACAAAATTCAACTGTACAGGTGATAATAGTTGAATAGGTGaacattttcaaaagacttttTATACACTACATAATGTGGTTCAAAGAAATGCAGAAAGGGAGAGGAGGGGGGCTAGGAACTGGTGTCGCGTTTTCCTTCGTTCCTGGGTGACATGGTTTGTAGTAACTTGTATACCAATAGGCGCGACAACAATGAAGAAAACAACTCATGACAGAGCCTCGGCCATAAGTAAACGATGCTTCTGTTGCTGCTCATAAAGGTCGCGGAAGATGCTGTATTTGGCATCGTGGTACTTCTTCACTTTCATGTCTTGAGACGGATGAACAACCTGCCATCAACCACATGTGGAAAACCATAAGAACAATATGGCACAATGAACCTTAACGGCAAAGACATTTTTCAAAGAGGTAGCAGCCAAGTCTGGTTCCATGGTGGAGATAAAAGATAAATTACTAGAATCTGGTGCATGGCACCAAGAAGGGTAGCGGTGGAGGAGAGAAGACGGAGTGTCTTTCCATTAGGTCGTTGGGAAGAAGCAAACACAAGAACGAAGACAACCTCTGTAAGCAAGTAACATGAACGTGCAGTAAAAGACTCCGCGGAACATTATATCTGTTGTCCCAACAAGATCTATACACAAAACAAGTTATTTTCTATGATTTTCTGCATCAGGGTGTGGATGGAATAGTTCCTAAAAGAGACAATTTTACCCAAATCAACCAAGCAAGGAGACGTAAAGTCAGAGACGATGAAATTTAgaagtcaaaaatgcaaaaGCACAGTAAATTGCTAGAGAAAAGGAATGAACGATAAATAAATGTATGTCTTAAAAAGTAAGAAGGAAGGCAAACAGCTAGCGCAGTTCCTCTTTTAGTTAGAAAAGTAGATATAGTTAAACAGTCGCACACCTGACCAGCTGCATTCATTGCCTTCATGGCGTCACGAACAGTAGAATATTTCTTTGAAGCAACAGCACCAAGAATAGCAGACCCCAATAGCACAGATTCATTTTCGCGAGGGAGAATGATAGGGTAACCTGCAGAAGGCATAATACAGCTTGGAATTGATTAATGTATCCAAACACAAAGAAATCTAGGATTATTCAGTACCAATGTTGAAAACAGAGGTActgaaagataataaattgaaatCTATAATACAACCTTTTCAGCAATTGGAAAGCTCGAGGGAACAGGAGTAAATGGTAGATGTAGAATCAATTAAAGATGTTTTAGGTTCCTTGTAAATTTTGCTATAGGATTAAAGATCTTCCTGGTACTCTCCACAATTGTAATTAGGAATCTGTAACTTATTGTCGCAGGTTCTGGTTTTTGTTTTGGAATAGAATACAAGTTGTTAttgtctcaaaaaaaaaaaaaaaaagctcgAGGGAAAGTTTAGGATTCACTTCCTAACTTGTTTCAGGTTATTTCCTTCTATTTAATTGTTTATTGTTTTAGGGGAGTTAACCAACTTATTATAGTATAGTGGTGAGTACTCCCTCATATACAGCAAATAATGCGTATTATGTATATCTATGTACTTTCTTTTACATAgatatccaagggggagtgttgtaaAATAGTTGGAGTGCCACGTGGGCCCAACAATTGGAAGGTGGCATCACTATTGATTGTGGAGTGCCACGTGGGCCCAACAATTGGAAGGTGGCATCACTATTGATTGTGTATGCATGCCATATGACACCTTCCCATTAGTGATATGTCATCACTTGGCTAATTAGAAGGCCAAGTGATGCATTAATGTATGGCTATAAATAGCCACTATATGAAACATATACATACACCTTTGAAAGAATATTACTTCctaaatttttcttcttttagtatattaattttagtaagttcttttataacacgttatcagcacgagtctctgcCAGTTCAAGTAAAGATTTTAAAAGCCTCGGAGGtataaatttccttttcttaatAATGTCTAATCTCtctaaacttgaatttcttgctcTAGACATATCGGGAAAAAGCTATCTATCATGGGTACTCGATGCAGAAATTCATCTTGATGCGATGGGTCTAGCAGACACcatccaagaaaataatcaagcatCGAATCAAAACCGTGCNNNNNNNNNNNNNNNNNNNNNNNNNNNNNNNNNNNNNNNNNNNNNNNNNNNNNNNNNNNNNNNNNNNNNNNNNNNNNNNNNNNNNNNNNNNNNNNNNNNNNNNNNNNNNNNNNNNNNNNNNNNNNNNNNNNNNNNNNNNNNNNNNNNNNNNNNNNNNNNNNNNNNNNNNNNNNNNNNNNNNNNNNNNNNNNNNNNNNNNNNNNNNNNNNNNNNNNNNNNNNNNNNNNNNNNNNNNNNNNNNNNNNNNNNNNNNNNNNNNNNNNNNNNNNNNNNNNNNNNNNNNNNNNNNNNNNNNNNNNNNNNNNNNNNNNNNNNNNNNNNNNNNNNNNNNNNNNNNNNNNNNNNNNNNNNNNNNNNNNNNNNNNNNNNNNNNNNNNNNNNNNNNNNNNNNNNNNNNNNNNNNNNNNNNNNNNNNNNNNNNNNNNNNNNNNNNNNNNNNNNNNNNNNNNNNNNNNNNNNNNNNNNNNNNNNNNNNNNNNNNNNNNNNNNNNNNNNNNNNNNNNNNNNNNNNNNNNNNNNNNNNNNNNNNNNNNNNNNNNNNNNNNNNNNNNNNNNNNNNNNNNNNNNNNNNNNNNNNNNNNNNNNNNNNNNNNNNNNNNNNNNNNNNNNNNNNNNNNNNNNNNNNNNNNNNNNNNNNNNNNNNNNNNNNNNNNNNNNNNNNNNNNNNNNNNNNNNNNNNNNNNNNNNNNNNNNNNNNNNNNNNNNNNNNNNNNNNNNNNNNNNNNNNNNNNNNNNNNNNNNNNNNNNNNNNNNNNNNNNNNNNNNNNNNNNNNNNNNNNNNNNNNNNNNNNNNNNNNNNNNNNNNNNNNNNNNNNNNNNNNNNNNNNNNNNNNNNNNNNNNNNNNNNNNNNNNNNNNNNNNNNNNNNNNNNNNNNNNNNNNNNNNNNNNNNNNNNNNNNNNNNNNNNNNNNNNNNNNNNNNNNNNNNNNNNNNNNNNNNNNNNNNNNNNNNNNNNNNNNNNNNNNNNNNNNNNNNNNNNNNNNNNNNNNNNNNNNNNNNNNNNNNNNNNNNNNNNNNNNNNNNNNNNNNNNNNNNNNNNNNNNNNNNNNNNNNNNNNNNNNNNNNNNNNNNNNNNNNNNNNNNNNNNNNNNNNNNNNNNNNNNNNNNNNNNNNNNNNNNNNNNNNNNNNNNNNNNNNNNNNNNNNNNNNNNNNNNNNNNNNNNNNNNNNNNNNNNNNNNNNNNNNNNNNNNNNNNNNNNNNNNNNNNNNNNNNNNNNNNNNNNNNNNNNNNNNNNNNNNNNNNNNNNNNNNNNNNNNNNNNNNNNNNNNNNNNNNNNNNNNNNNNNNNNNNNNNNNNNNNNNTTACTCACTTCAAGTGATCGGACAACCattggagtacttaatggatgtgctttgtccatgtaaaatcgtttcaagattttctcagtataggcagattgatggatgaagaccccgtctactaaatattctatttgtagtccaagacaaatttttgtctttccaaggtctttcatctcaaattctttatttagatattcaattgccttttgaacctcttctggagttccaatgagattaacgtcatcaacataaacagcaagaataacaaatcccaatgttgttttcttaataaatatacaaggacAAATGGCATCGTTTATATAACCTTGTTTTATCAAGTACTCACTAAGGCGATTATACCACATGCGCCCTGATTGTTTTAAGCCATATAATGACTTTTGTAATCTGATTGAATCATTTCCCGAGATTTATATGCTTCAGGCATTTTAAGTCCTTCCggaactttcatataaatttcattatctaGTGAACCGTAAAGGTAAGCTGTAACCACATCCATTagatgaatttcaagattttcatgtacAGCTAAGCCGATGAGAGTCGACCACCGGCAACAAAGAGTTTTTATTTAGCCGACCCAACTTGCTTGGAACTGAGGCGTAGTCGTTGTTGTACTATTCTAGAGGAAATTCAGCAAGGATATTATGCAAGTTTTGGTTTTTGCATTGGCATCAACGAGGATATTAAGCAAGCTTTGTCTACTTTTGCCATCATCAACAAGGACGGTAGGACAATGAATTTTACAAGTATAGCTAAACTGTGGTCCACTTCTAAGAACTAAAAGCAAATACCCAAATTCGATTTGTGAAAGATGGTCTTCCAGACCTAAATGTCAGTTAGCAGCTCCTGGACCACTGTGTAACACAATAACATTTTAGCTTTGGTTTTAATTCGCTTCAACTGACTAACTGATTGGGAATGTAGCGTGAGACACAA contains these protein-coding regions:
- the LOC107024480 gene encoding probable LRR receptor-like serine/threonine-protein kinase At3g47570; amino-acid sequence: MEKSYVLFLILLVFQESIFSLYATDMETLLSFKQLIITNNSSFLYKNWTTNSSFCSWFGITCNPQNQRVIALNLPNMNLQGKISPSIANLSFLTTLNISNNIIQGTFPYELVNLPLLEVIDVHNNQLEGTVHSFVGNITKLKRLRLDGNRFSGKIPSEIGNLSQLVELDLSDNKLSGSIPGLIFSMSSLRAVYLVNNSLSGSFLVDEMKGVMNLEVIDLSYNRIIGEIPSRLCQFSKLRTLVLSYNNLTGQIPRNIGCLSRLERFYVTQNAISGTIPLSLSNISTFQYLGCVNNHITGTIPRELGNLSNLKMLGFDFNNLTGVIPESIFNMSSLEYIAFSDNNLSGRIPTTLGLQLPNLKGIFLPDNQLEGEIPMYITNASNLIELELSYNLFTGIVPSDLGNLRQLEFLNLGGNQLTNEPGQQELGFLNSLVDCRMLQFLILANNPLNGVLPDSVSNLSSTIEMFNIENGQINGKIPRGVGNISSMLSLVLNGNQLTGTIPPEIGELKQLQRLYLSRNKLQGSIPEEICELVNLGDTFLHENELSGAIPSCIGKLTRLQRLSFGFNKLTSTLPSSLWEMDSLIFLNVTRNSIQGELPLDIGKLKSIEGIDFSSNQLSGVIPSTFGNLIDLTYLSLSNNSLRSVIPSSFGSLLSLEFLDLSSNELSGNIPKSLEKLQFLKEINFSYNHLEGEIPTSGVFANSSSQSFVGNRGLCGKPITEVSQCATNSATKRSKSKKNVLVVVIPVIASILLILLVLFVWIKRRSRRTKLQEHDQELTEITTHQLITYRELQQATDSFSGSNMIGSGGSGFVYKGILANGTTVAIKVLNMLNEEGCRRFDTECQVMRSIKHRNLVKVITTCSNQYVRAIVLKYMPNGSLESWLYDKEHQVLDMFQRVSIMLDVAMALEYLHYGYDTPIVHCDLKPQNVLLDGDFVAHVGDFGISKILGENNSMAQTNTLGTIGYIAPEYGSEGIVSTSGDVYSYGIMLIEILTRRRPTNELFNENMNLRQWVSESFPTSLKTIVDENIFFGENHEICIFNMMELALECTKERQEERVNMKDVVNRLGKIKEDLLLKNKEEIIL